A genome region from Zetaproteobacteria bacterium includes the following:
- a CDS encoding thiamine phosphate synthase has protein sequence MPHQGEKTPNRAVIYISDSRRTGIERLKEVAVRAAAAGLSALILRERTLDSGRLLALAAELRALTRPHDCRLIVHSAADVARAVDADGVHLAAAGMEEARAIRRWWGVPGKTISVSCHDADQLRRAAEVGADFALLSPLFATASHPQRPPLGVERWRALATAAPLPVVALGGITPANRAVLADWPVALMRGLDEAESVEEALYTLLLRHDSG, from the coding sequence ATGCCGCATCAAGGAGAAAAAACGCCGAACCGCGCCGTCATCTACATCAGCGACAGCCGCCGCACCGGCATCGAGCGGCTGAAGGAGGTGGCCGTCCGCGCGGCGGCGGCGGGGCTGTCCGCGCTGATCCTGCGCGAGCGGACGCTGGACAGCGGCAGGCTGCTCGCCCTGGCCGCCGAGCTGCGCGCGCTCACCCGCCCGCACGACTGCCGACTGATCGTCCACAGTGCCGCCGATGTCGCCCGCGCGGTCGATGCCGACGGCGTCCACCTCGCCGCCGCCGGAATGGAGGAGGCGCGCGCGATCCGTCGCTGGTGGGGGGTGCCGGGCAAGACGATCTCGGTCTCCTGCCACGACGCCGACCAGTTGCGCCGGGCGGCGGAGGTCGGCGCCGACTTCGCACTGCTCTCACCGCTGTTTGCCACCGCCAGCCATCCCCAACGCCCTCCGCTGGGGGTGGAGCGGTGGCGCGCGCTCGCCACCGCCGCCCCGCTGCCGGTGGTGGCGCTCGGCGGCATCACCCCGGCCAACCGCGCAGTACTCGCCGACTGGCCGGTGGCGCTGATGCGCGGGCTGGACGAGGCCGAATCGGTCGAGGAGGCGCTTTACACCCTCTTGCTGCGGCACGACTCCGGCTGA